Within Candidatus Neomarinimicrobiota bacterium, the genomic segment GCCTTAGGCACCCGTATCCCACTGTTTTAAAATATCCAGCAATTGTTCAATTTCCTGTATCGTGTTGTAATAATGAGGGGCGATCCGCAGTCCCCCACCTCTCAAAGAAAGGTTGACCTGGGCTTCTGAAAGAGCCTCATACACCGCTTCATTCTTTTTACTCTCTCTATGAGTGAACATACAGATACCACTCACTTCTGTTTCGGAATATGCATACATCAGTTCGAAATCTGTATCCGCCAAACCCCACTCAAATTGTTTAAGCAGAGCCCGAACGTGACGATTAATGCTATCGATCCCGCATCCCAGGAGCAATTCAGTGGCTTTTTCAGCACCCACGATCCCAGGTGCATTAAAGGCCCCCAATTCAAACCGACGGGCATCTGGACTCATTTTCTGTTCAAAATTCCCATAATCAGTAGGATCCGCATGACCCATGTAACCCAGATAGGTCAAATTCAGTTTGTCTTGAAGTGCTTTGGTCAAGTATAGAAAACCAGTCCCCAGGGGAGACATCAACCACTTATGTCCACCAGCGGCTAAAAAATCAATCCCCAGATCCATTACATCAGTGGGAATCACTCCAATAGACTGGATGGCATCAACAGTAAACAGAATATCCTGCGAATGGCAAAGCTCAGAAATAGCCTTCAGGTCAGCCCGATAGCCTGTCAAATATTGAACACTGCTTATTGAGATCAAGCGGGTTTCTGGTCTGATGGCAGACTCAAAAAGCTCTGGTGTCACCCGGCCATCCCAGGCTTCCACAAACTCAACCTCCACCCCTTTTTTCCGCAGATTGAGAAAGGGCATAACATTGGCGGGAAACTCATTGACATAGAGC encodes:
- a CDS encoding aminotransferase class V-fold PLP-dependent enzyme, giving the protein MITQTQFRSYFDVAGQRLFLNHAAYSPLSRQVVQAMDEFFEHRRLGDPLTWNIAENHMEGLRSNYGRLINASPQRIAIMANTVTGINVLATGLDWHSGDHILLYVNEFPANVMPFLNLRKKGVEVEFVEAWDGRVTPELFESAIRPETRLISISSVQYLTGYRADLKAISELCHSQDILFTVDAIQSIGVIPTDVMDLGIDFLAAGGHKWLMSPLGTGFLYLTKALQDKLNLTYLGYMGHADPTDYGNFEQKMSPDARRFELGAFNAPGIVGAEKATELLLGCGIDSINRHVRALLKQFEWGLADTDFELMYAYSETEVSGICMFTHRESKKNEAVYEALSEAQVNLSLRGGGLRIAPHYYNTIQEIEQLLDILKQWDTGA